Proteins from one Ficedula albicollis isolate OC2 chromosome 3, FicAlb1.5, whole genome shotgun sequence genomic window:
- the MEMO1 gene encoding protein MEMO1: MQDILIVDLVQPTLTNKWTPISPEKFSFLGLPITCPSPDVHFPVWTFTEHLCMIFELTKRFMENCGRLECLSACPSRQTKMNTVLKCICLILLKPWKGQRFRYSYYDESQGEIYRSIEHLDKMGMSIIEQLDPVSFSNYLKKYHNTICGRHPIGVLLNAINELQKNGMNMSFSFLNYAQSSQCRNWQDSSVSYAAGALMVH; the protein is encoded by the exons ATGCAGGATATACTTATTGTGGATCTTGTGCAGCCCACGCTTACAAACAAGTGGACCCCAATATCAC CCgaaaaattttcattcttgGGCCTTCCCATCACGTGCCCCTCTCCCGATGTGCACTTTCCAGTGTGGACATTTACAGAACACCTCTGTATGATCTTCGAATTGACCAAAAGA tttatgGAGAATTGTGGAAGACTGGAATGTTTGAGCGCATGTCCCTCCAGACAGACGAAGATGAACACAGTATTGAAATGCATTTGCCTTATACTGCTAAAGCCATGGAAAG GTCAGAGGTTCCGTTACAGTTACTATGATGAATCCCAAGGAGAAATTTATAGATCCATTGAGCACCTAGATAAAATG GGTATGAGCATTATAGAGCAGCTAGATCCTGTATCTTTTAGCAATTACTTGAAGAAATACCATAATACAATATGTGGAAGACATCCTATTGGAGTGCTATTAAAT gCTATCAACGAGCTCCAGAAGAATGGAATGAATATgagcttttcatttttgaatTACGCTCAGTCAAGCCAGTGTCGAAACTGGCAAGACAGCTCAGTGAGTTACGCAGCTGGAGCACTTATGGTCCACTGA